Sequence from the Nocardia brasiliensis genome:
AATGGGTTTGAGGAAAACAGCCGCGCGCGGCGAGGCCGCCAAGGCGACCTCGCCGCGCACCGCGGGGCGGAATCAACGCGCACGGAGGCGCAATCAGGCGAGCGCGGCGCGGAAGACCTCGAGCGCGGGAGTAGACGGGCGACCGAGCAGCTTCTGCAGGTGACCGCTGGTGACGTCGAGCACGCCCGCGGCGATGCCCGTGTCCGCGTCGGCCAGTGCCCGCGCGTAATCCTCGGGCAGACCGGCACGCACCAGGGCCGCGAGATAGTCCGCCTCGGCGAGATTCTCGTAGCGCACCGGCTTGCCCGCCGCCGTCGAGATCACCTGGGCCAGTTCGGCATAGGTGAGGTGCTCGTCGCCGCCGAGCTCATAGATCTGCCCCTCGTGCCCGTCGGTGGTGAGCACCTGCGCGGCCGCATCGGCGTAGTCGGCACGAGCCGCGCCCGATACCCGGCCCGCACCCGCGGCACCGTGCAGCACGCCCGACTCGACGGTGTGCGCGAGGCCGCCGAGGTAGTTCTCCCAATACCAGCTGTTGCGCAGGATCACATGCGGGACAGTCGATTCGGCGAGCACCGCCTCGGTGCCGATGTGCTCCTGCGCCAGGATGAGCGGATTGTCGGCGCCGCGCGGAATGCTGGTGTAGGCGAGCAGTCGCACGCCGGCCCGCTCTGCGGCGCGAATGACATTGGTGTGCTGGGCGACTCGCGCGCCGAACTCGTTCCCGGACACGAGCAGCAACCGGTCGACACCGGCCAGCGCGCGATCGAGCGCCGCGGCGTCGTCGTAGCCCGCCTGCCTGACCTGCACACCGCGTTCGGCCAGCTCGGCGACGCGCTGCGGATCGCGCACGATCGCCACGATCGGCCCGGCGTCCGCGCGCAGCAGCGATTCGACGACAAGACGGCCCAGCTGCCCACTGGCCCCGGTGACGGCGACGGTCATGGTCTTACCTCCAGAGATTGACGCGTTCAGTTAGTGCTAACTATTAGTAAGTACTATTCATTCATACACTACTTTCCGAACGTTGGGTACCATTGGGCGCATGAGCACAGGATTTTCCGGCGAGACCGGGCGCAGCGCGTCGCCTGAACTGGACGATCCAACCCTCGAAGCCGACGTCTTCGCGAAGGACTGCACGTCACGGCCGGTTTTGCAGAATGTGGCCAGCCGCTGGGGCATCCTCGCGCTGGTCGCGCTGCGCGACGGGCCCTACCGGTTCAGCGCCCTGCGGCGCCGCGTCGACGGTGTGAGCGAACGCATGCTGTCGCAGACCCTGCAGGCCCTGGAGCGCGACGGCATGGTGCATCGCGAGGTGCACGAAACCATCCCGCCGCGCGTCGAAT
This genomic interval carries:
- a CDS encoding SDR family oxidoreductase is translated as MTVAVTGASGQLGRLVVESLLRADAGPIVAIVRDPQRVAELAERGVQVRQAGYDDAAALDRALAGVDRLLLVSGNEFGARVAQHTNVIRAAERAGVRLLAYTSIPRGADNPLILAQEHIGTEAVLAESTVPHVILRNSWYWENYLGGLAHTVESGVLHGAAGAGRVSGAARADYADAAAQVLTTDGHEGQIYELGGDEHLTYAELAQVISTAAGKPVRYENLAEADYLAALVRAGLPEDYARALADADTGIAAGVLDVTSGHLQKLLGRPSTPALEVFRAALA
- a CDS encoding winged helix-turn-helix transcriptional regulator, whose translation is MSTGFSGETGRSASPELDDPTLEADVFAKDCTSRPVLQNVASRWGILALVALRDGPYRFSALRRRVDGVSERMLSQTLQALERDGMVHREVHETIPPRVEYTLTDLGAEIADQLEALIQVVERNMPRVHQAQAAYHRE